A single window of Pyrus communis chromosome 10, drPyrComm1.1, whole genome shotgun sequence DNA harbors:
- the LOC137746839 gene encoding uncharacterized protein, giving the protein MEGLIPMVYKAMKRNRTRRQYSCLSSSSSLAAAPPPVSGQTSNYNIADFYIDHNSYVYVPQPAPSADHHLPTIFNVNGASSPRDQSSLSTTTNIINHGGRQFQHRRHKSVSLGSASNSMQGFSSSVDADDSINSPPPKQLVQFRSHRSFFSCISGA; this is encoded by the coding sequence ATGGAGGGTCTGATCCCAATGGTTTACAAGGCAATGAAGAGGAACAGAACTCGCCGCCAATACAGCtgcctctcctcctcctcctcattaGCAGCAGCACCACCACCAGTATCAGGTCAAACTAGTAATTACAACATCGCTGACTTCTACATCGATCACAACAGTTACGTCTATGTTCCCCAACCTGCACCTTCAGCTGATCATCATCTTCCAACGATATTTAATGTTAATGGCGCGTCTTCCCCGCGTGACCAGTCGTCCTTATCCACAACTACAAACATTATTAATCATGGCGGTCGTCAGTTTCAGCACCGCCGTCACAAATCTGTTTCTCTCGGTTCTGCTTCCAACTCTATGCAAGGATTCTCTTCATCGGTGGACGCTGATGACTCCATTAATTCTCCTCCTCCAAAGCAACTTGTCCAGTTTCGGAGCCACCGAAGTTTCTTCTCATGCATCTCTGGTGCCTAG
- the LOC137746840 gene encoding uncharacterized protein yields MNRSLSSKLAKKASPAPPLATANKKKKKLKDQSPRNPLWDLNAITFRSSNNGSDASSSISVEAPRGCLRFFLSHSSSSNSKTPLYTPKNLSKAPKSAPAVRPSRPSKSKDNRSKFNALENPEKPTSRNASKSKNNSSCLYQWQSGNKPTSRNGPKLKTCSLVKSNGSSLSKLESGSEVEGSIVRVVGNAGQPTELKSRGIDGDFTPLSKIPTGLGLDPKADNSEDLLENSDKSNSKTPPVQASVSPEIQCGSSAVSRSTLACYAAGHVLSGITDKRKCKARGILSVGENDSGFSKGMALGSFEDDDDDDSGQCEGHVGNLDASAVPLPTEASMRWLLSPCDEGDEDHKEHSDSSLLNSVGSVNFCSPFSTLGRHGFSPSFQQVLEPLNEHVGVLSSLHRMPGCEAVNFLEEERKHHYGYDVDNSPFSMVSLDSGNVICTPQSESSVENHRKHYFDPELSSVAEAIQMVNLSPNTNSHVLIEDQIDSSFQFDCLTTACDSISRFHKVLDDRGSWLSNSTLENLSQSEMRISWREGLMSRIYDMDEDDCCRCLSDEEEDINGCGKDPLNEEASQSPEINVHVGEDENVTYKFRMAEVLDDGGVGGKDEGGGVRPNLSSTVCATAESISTDGGGGLLDSGDSDWSQCYKNELFHA; encoded by the coding sequence ATGAACCGATCGTTGTCGTCAAAGCTCGCCAAGAAAGCCTCTCCGGCACCGCCACTGGCGACGgcgaacaagaagaagaagaaactaaaGGACCAGAGCCCTCGAAATCCACTATGGGATCTCAATGCCATCACCTTTCGCAGTAGCAACAATGGCAGCGATGCTTCGTCTTCCATCTCCGTCGAAGCCCCGCGAGGTTGCCTCaggttctttctctctcattcttcTTCCTCTAATTCCAAAACCCCTCTTTACACACCTAAAAATCTGTCCAAAGCCCCTAAATCAGCTCCTGCTGTGAGGCCTTCAAGACCATCAAAATCCAAGGACAACCGGTCCAAATTCAATGCTTTGGAAAACCCAGAGAAACCCACCTCACgaaatgcaagtaaatctaAGAATAATTCTTCTTGCTTGTACCAGTGGCAGTCTGGAAACAAACCCACTTCTAGAAACGGACCAAAGCTGAAAACTTGTTCACTTGTAAAATCAAATGGAAGTTCCCTGAGTAAGTTAGAGTCTGGGTCTGAGGTAGAAGGTAGTATTGTCAGGGTGGTGGGCAATGCAGGTCAGCCCACTGAGCTCAAATCACGTGGTATTGATGGAGATTTTACACCTTTGAGTAAGATACCGACTGGGTTGGGTTTGGACCCCAAGGCTGATAACTCTGAGGATTTGCTGGAGAATTCTGACAAATCTAATAGTAAAACTCCACCAGTTCAGGCCTCCGTATCTCCAGAGATACAATGTGGATCATCTGCGGTGTCAAGGAGCACACTTGCTTGTTATGCTGCTGGCCATGTTCTTTCAGGGATCACTGACAAGAGGAAGTGCAAAGCTAGAGGAATTCTCAGTGTAGGAGAAAATGATTCAGGCTTCAGTAAGGGGATGGCTTTAGGTAGCTTTGaggatgacgatgatgatgacaGTGGTCAATGTGAAGGCCATGTTGGCAATCTCGATGCTTCTGCGGTTCCTTTACCTACTGAAGCTTCAATGCGTTGGCTTTTATCGCCGTGTGATGAAGGGGATGAGGATCACAAGGAGCATTCCGATAGTAGCTTACTTAATTCTGTAGGGTCCGTTAATTTTTGTTCTCCATTTTCAACCTTAGGTCGTCATGGATTTTCTCCAAGCTTTCAACAAGTGTTGGAGCCCTTAAATGAGCATGTTGGTGTTTTGTCTTCTCTGCATCGCATGCCTGGTTGTGAGGCTGTAAACTTCttagaagaggaaagaaaacaCCATTATGGTTATGACGTTGATAATTCTCCATTCTCTATGGTTTCACTGGACAGTGGCAATGTTATCTGTACTCCTCAATCAGAGTCGAGTGTAGAAAATCATAGGAAGCACTACTTTGATCCTGAACTGAGTTCAGTGGCTGAAGCTATTCAGATGGTAAACTTGTCCCCAAACACGAACAGTCATGTATTAATTGAGGATCAGATTGATTCGAGTTTCCAGTTTGACTGTCTAACCACAGCCTGTGATTCAATCAGTCGATTCCATAAAGTTTTGGATGATCGCGGTTCCTGGCTCTCCAACTCTACACTAGAGAATTTATCACAATCAGAGATGAGGATATCGTGGAGAGAAGGGTTAATGAGTCGTATATatgatatggatgaagatgatTGCTGCAGATGTTTATCTGATGAAGAGGAAGATATCAATGGGTGCGGCAAAGATCCATTAAACGAAGAAGCCAGTCAGAGTCCTGAAATCAATGTCCATGTAGGAGAAGATGAGAATGTAACTTATAAGTTTCGGATGGCAGAAGTTTTGGATGATGGAGGAGTTGGTGGGAAAGATGAAGGAGGTGGCGTTCGTCCTAACTTATCATCTACAGTGTGTGCTACTGCCGAGTCCATAAGCACTGATGGAGGTGGGGGGCTGCTTGATTCAGGGGATTCAGATTGGAGTCAGTGCTACAAGAATGAGTTGTTCCATGCATAA